A genomic window from Silene latifolia isolate original U9 population chromosome Y, ASM4854445v1, whole genome shotgun sequence includes:
- the LOC141631674 gene encoding uncharacterized protein LOC141631674: MTNDSTSKPGFHPAYSVSNIKNYVQITLETENVHYASWAELFQNTARAFDVIDHIAPSKDTVINKDATWDRLDAIVKQWIYSSISLDLLHTILEPGSTAQKAWDRLKDIFNDNQNSRAVMLEQQFTNIHMDNYPNVSSYCQALKMIADQLANVGAPVSETRLVLQLVTHLSDGYDGVATIIQQSDPLPPFYKARSMLTLEETRRAKTTTASTDSALVVNQSSSPSSDSKQTQNTSQNHGNSSNSNNYRGKGKNNRHHYKGKNQGGNGSQKQSGRQQGSGTWTWVPYPQWPAQQQQGWTPPPCPYPTNSWTAPSNRSPGILGPRPQQAFMAQPTMVGPPNGAFVPTDIAAAMQTLNLQQPDDNLYMDTGASSHMTSNNGNLVSYYLLSGNRHIVVGNGNTIPIRGIGSQDGDADYEK, encoded by the exons ATGACAAACGACTCCACCTCAAAACCCGGGTTTCACCCCGCTTACTCCGTTTCCAACATCAAAAATTACGTGCAAATTACCCTCGAGACCGAAAATGTCCACTATGCATCTTGGGCCGAGCTCTTCCAAAATACTGCTCGTGCTTTTGATGTCATCGATCACATTGCTCCATCGAAAGACACTGTCATCAACAAGGACGCCACCTGGGATCGTCTCGACGCCATTGTTAAGCAATGGATCTATAGTTCCATTTCCCTCGATCTCCTCCACACCATTCTTGAACCCGGTTCCACGGCTCAAAAAGCGTGGGATCGCCTCAAAGACATTTTTAATGACAACCAAAACTCCCGTGCCGTAATGTTGGAACAACAATTTACGAATATCCATATGGATAATTACCCTAATGTCTCCTCCTACTGTCAGGCTCTCAAGATGATAGCCGATCAGTTAGCTAATGTCGGGGCCCCCGTCTCCGAAACCCGCCTTGTTCTCCAACTTGTGACCCATCTGTCTGATGGCTATGACGGTGTCGCAACCATCATACAGCAGAGCGATCCTCTCCCACCTTTTTACAAAGCCCGCTCCATGCTCACCTTGGAAGAAACCCGACGAGCCAAAACCACCACAGCCTCCACTGATTCGGCCCTTGTAGTCAATCAGTCCTCTTCACCCTCCTCTGATTCAAAACAGACCCAAAACACATCTCAAAATCATGgtaactcttccaactcaaacaATTACAGAGGCAAAGGTAAAAACAATCGCCATCACTATAAGGGTAAAAACCAAGGCGGAAATGGGTCGCAAAAACAGTCCGGTCGACAACAAGGCTCAGGCACATGGACATGGGTCCCGTACCCACAGTGGCCCGCACAGCAGCAGCAAGGGTGGACGCCTCCACCTTGTCCGTATCCAACTAATTCATGGACTGCACCCTCTAATCGCTCCCCTGGTATTCTCGGACCACGGCCTCAACAGGCCTTTATGGCGCAGCCAACCATGGTCGGACCACCGAACGGAGCCTTCGTGCCCACTGACATAGCAGCTGCAATGCAAACACTTAATCTTCAACAGCCCGATGACAATCTGTACATGGACACCGGAGCGTCGTCGCACATGACCTCTAATAATGGTAATCTCGTTTCTTATTATCTTTTGAGTGGTAATCGACATATAGTAGTCGGTAATGGCAATACGATTCCAATTCGTGGTATTG GATCTCAAGACGGGGACGCCGATTATGAGAAGTGA